The Papio anubis isolate 15944 chromosome 1, Panubis1.0, whole genome shotgun sequence genome window below encodes:
- the DFFA gene encoding DNA fragmentation factor subunit alpha isoform X1, protein MEVSGDAGVPESGEIRTLKPCLLRRNHSREQHGVAASCLEDLRSKACDILAIDKSLTPVTLVLAEDGTIVDDDDYFLCLPSNTKFVALANNEKWAYNNSDGGTAWISQESFDVDETDRGAGLKWKNVARQLKEDLSSIILLSEEDLQMLVDAPCADLAQELLQSCATVQQLQHTLQQVLDQREEVRQSKQLLQLYLEALEKEGSLLSKQEESKAALGEEADAVDTGISRETSSDITLASHILTALREKPAPELSLSSQDLELVTREDPKALAVALNWDIRKTETVQEACERELALRLQQMQSLHSLRSISARKASPPGERQNPKRAKQEPT, encoded by the exons ATGGAAGTGTCCGGGGACGCCGGGGTACCAGAATCTGGCGAGATCCGGACTCTAAAGCCGTGTCTGCTGCGCCGCAACCACAGCCGCGAACAGCACGGCGTGGCCGCCTCCTGCCTCGAAGACCTGAGGAGCAAGG ccTGTGACATTCTGGCCATTGATAAGTCCCTGACACCAGTCACCCTGGTCCTGGCAGAGGATGGCACCATAGTGGATGATGACGATTACTTTCTGTGTCTACCTTCCAATACTAAGTTTGTGGCGTTGGCCAATAATGAGAAATGGGCCTACAACAATTCAG ATGGAGGTACAGCTTGGATTTCCCAAGAGTCCTTTGATGTAGATGAAACAGACAGGGGAGCAGGGTTGAAGTGGAAGAATGTGGCCAGGCAGCTGAAAGAAGATCTGTCCAGCATCATCCTCCTATCAGAGGAAGACCTCCAG atgctTGTTGACGCTCCCTGCGCAGACCTGGCTCAGGAACTACTCCAGAGTTGTGCCACTGTCCAGCAGCTGCAGCACACACTCCAACAAGTGCTTGACCAAAGAGAGGAAGTGCGTCAGTCCAAGCAGCTCCTGCAGCTGTACCTCGAGGCTTTGGAGAAAGAGGGCAGCCTCTTGTCAAAGCAGGAAG AGTCCAAAGCTGCCTTGGGTGAGGAGGCAGATGCAGTAGACACGGGTATCAGCAGAGAGACCTCCTCGGACATCACGCTGGCGAGCCACATCCTTACTGCACTGAGGGAGAAGCCGGCTCCAGAGCTGAGCTTATCTAGTCAGGATTTGGAG TTGGTTACCAGGGAAGACCCCAAAGCACTGGCTGTTGCTTTGAACTGGGACATAAGGAAGACGGAGACTGTTCAAGAGGCCTGTGAGCGGGAGCTCGCCCTGCGCCTGCAGCAGATGCAGAGCTTGCATTCCCTCCGGAGCATCTCGGCAAGGAAGGCCTCACCACCTGGAGAACGGCAGAATCCTAAGCGAGCCAAACAGGAGCCCACATAG
- the DFFA gene encoding DNA fragmentation factor subunit alpha isoform X2, whose translation MEVSGDAGVPESGEIRTLKPCLLRRNHSREQHGVAASCLEDLRSKACDILAIDKSLTPVTLVLAEDGTIVDDDDYFLCLPSNTKFVALANNEKWAYNNSDGGTAWISQESFDVDETDRGAGLKWKNVARQLKEDLSSIILLSEEDLQMLVDAPCADLAQELLQSCATVQQLQHTLQQVLDQREEVRQSKQLLQLYLEALEKEGSLLSKQEESKAALGEEADAVDTGISRETSSDITLASHILTALREKPAPELSLSSQDLESERPQM comes from the exons ATGGAAGTGTCCGGGGACGCCGGGGTACCAGAATCTGGCGAGATCCGGACTCTAAAGCCGTGTCTGCTGCGCCGCAACCACAGCCGCGAACAGCACGGCGTGGCCGCCTCCTGCCTCGAAGACCTGAGGAGCAAGG ccTGTGACATTCTGGCCATTGATAAGTCCCTGACACCAGTCACCCTGGTCCTGGCAGAGGATGGCACCATAGTGGATGATGACGATTACTTTCTGTGTCTACCTTCCAATACTAAGTTTGTGGCGTTGGCCAATAATGAGAAATGGGCCTACAACAATTCAG ATGGAGGTACAGCTTGGATTTCCCAAGAGTCCTTTGATGTAGATGAAACAGACAGGGGAGCAGGGTTGAAGTGGAAGAATGTGGCCAGGCAGCTGAAAGAAGATCTGTCCAGCATCATCCTCCTATCAGAGGAAGACCTCCAG atgctTGTTGACGCTCCCTGCGCAGACCTGGCTCAGGAACTACTCCAGAGTTGTGCCACTGTCCAGCAGCTGCAGCACACACTCCAACAAGTGCTTGACCAAAGAGAGGAAGTGCGTCAGTCCAAGCAGCTCCTGCAGCTGTACCTCGAGGCTTTGGAGAAAGAGGGCAGCCTCTTGTCAAAGCAGGAAG AGTCCAAAGCTGCCTTGGGTGAGGAGGCAGATGCAGTAGACACGGGTATCAGCAGAGAGACCTCCTCGGACATCACGCTGGCGAGCCACATCCTTACTGCACTGAGGGAGAAGCCGGCTCCAGAGCTGAGCTTATCTAGTCAGGATTTGGAG